tgtgaggtctactacacctgttgtattcagcatttcactgtgaggtctacctacacctgttgtattcagcatttcactgtcaggtctacctacacctgttgtattcagcatttcactgtgaggtctacctacacctgttgtattcatcatttcactgtcaggtctacctacacctgttgtattcagcatttcactgtgaggtctacctacacctgttgtattcatcatttcactgtcaggtctacctacacctgttgtattcagcatttcactgtgaggtctacctacacctgttgtattcagcatttcactgtgaggtctacctacacctgttgtattcagcatttcactgtcaggtctacctacacctgttgtattcagcatttcactgtgaggtctacctacacctgttgtattcagcatttcactgtgaggtctacctacacctgttgtattcagcatttcactgtcaggtctacctacacctgttgtattcagcatttcactgtgaggtctacctacacctgttgtattcagcatttcactgtgaggtctacctacacctgttgtattcagcatttcactgtgaggtctacctacacctgttgtattcatcatttcactgtgaggtctactacacctgttgtattcagcatttcactgtaaggtctactacacctgttgtattcatcatttcactgtgaggtctactacacctgttgtattcagcatttcactgtaaggtctacaacacctgttgtattcagcatttcactgtgaggtctacctacacctgttgtattcagcatttcactgtgaggtctacctacacctgttgtattcagcatttcactgtgaggtctacctacacctgttgtattcagcatttcactgtgaggtctacctacacctgttgtattcagcatttcactgtgaggtctacctacacctgttgtattcagcatttcactgtgaggtctactacacctgttgtattcagcatttcactgtgaggtctactacacctgttgtattcatcatttcactgtaaggtctactacacctgttgtattcagcattacactgtaaggtctactacacctgttgtattcagcattacactgtaaggtctactacacctgttgtattcagcatttcactgtgaggtctacaacacctgttgtattcagcattacactgtgaggtctactacacctgttgtattcagcattacactgtgaggtctacctacacctgttgtattcagcattacactgttaggtctacaacacctgttgtattcagcattacactgtgaggtctactacacctgttgtattcggcacatgtgacataacattttgatttgattgaatTGACTCAaacctgtctctttctctggcccagtggtgttgataggagactctaacccatctctctctctctctggcccagtggtgttgataggagactctaacccatctctctctctggcccagtggtgttgataggagactctaacccatctctctctctggcccagtggtgttgataggagactctaacccatctctctctctggcccagtggtgttgataggagactctaacccatctctctctctctctggcccagtggtgttgataggagactctaacccatctctctctctggcccagtggtgttgataggagactctaacccatctctctctctctctggcccagtggtgttgataggagactctaacccatctctctctctggcccagtggtgttgataggagactctaacccatctctctctctctggcccagtggtgttgataggagactctaacccatctctctctctctctggcccagtggtgttgatgggagactctaacccatctctctctctctctctctctctctggcccagtggtgttgataggagactctaacccatctctctctctggcccagtggtgttgataggagactctaacccatctctctctctctctggcccagtggtgttgataggagactctaacccatctctctctctctctggcccagtggtgttgataggagactctaacccatctctctctctctctctctctggcccagtggtgttgataggagactctaacccatctctctctctctctctctctctctctctctctctctctctctctctctggcccagtggtgttgataggagactctaacccatctctctctttctctctggcccagtggtgttgataggagactctaacccatctctctctctctctctggcccagtggtgttgataggagactctaacccatctctctctctctctctctggcccagtggtgttgataggagactctaacccatctctctctctctctggcccagtggtgttgataggagactctaacccatctctctctctctctctctctctctctctctctctctctctctctctctctggcccagtggtgttgataggagactctaacccatctctctctctctctctctctctctctggcccagtggtgttgataggagactctaacccatctctctctctctctctctctctctctctctggcccagtggtgttgataggagactctaacccatctctctctctctctctctctctctctctggcccagtggtgttgataggagactctaacccatctctctctctctctctctggcccagtggtgttgataggagactctaacccatctctctctctctctctctctctctggcccagtggtgttgataggagactctaacccatctctctctctctctggcccagtggtgttgatgggagactctaacccatctctctctctctctctctggcccagtggtgttgataggagactctaacccatctctctctctctctctctctctctggcccagtggtgttgataggagactctaacccatctctctctctctctctggcccagtggtgttgataggagactctaacccatctctctctctctctggcccagtggtgttgataggagactctaacccatctctctctctctctctctctctggcccagtggtgttgataggagactctaacccatctctctctctggcccagtggtgttgataggagactctaacccatctctctctctctctctggcccagtggtgttgataggagactctaacccatctctctctggcccagtggtgttgataggagactctaacccatctctctctctggcccagtggtgttgataggagactctaacccatctctctctctctctctctctctctctctggcccagtggtgttgataggagactctaacccatctctctctctctcaattcaattcaattcaattcaagggctttattggcatgggaaacatgtgttaacattgccaaagcaagtgaggtagacaacatacaaagtgaatatataaagtgaaaaacaacaaaaattaacagtaaacattacacatacaacagtttcaaaacagtaaagacattacaaatgtcatattatatatatatatatatatacacaatgtacaaataattaaaggacacaagataaaataaataagcataaatatgggttgtatttacaatggtgtttgttcttcactggttgcccttttctcgtggcaacaggtcacaaatcttgctgctgtgatggcacactgtggaatttcacccagtaggtatgggagtttttcaaaattggatatgttttcgaattctttgtggatctgtgtgatctgggggaaatatgtctctctaatatggtcatacattgggcaggaggttaggaagtgcagctcagtttccacctcattttgtgggcagtgagcacatagcctgtcttctcttgagagccatgtctgcctacggcggcctttctcaatagcaaggctatgctcactgagtctgtacatagtcaaagctttccttaattttgggtcagtcacagtggtcaggtattctgccgctgtgtactctctgtgtagggccaaatagcattctagtttgctctgtttttttgttaattctttccaatgtgttaagtaattatctttttgttttctcatgatttggttgggtctaattgtgctgttgtcctggggctctgtagggtgtgtttgtgtttgtgaacagagccccaggaccagtttgcttaggggactcttctccaggttcatctctctgtttgtgatggctttgttatggaaggtttgtgaatcgcttccttttaggtggttgtagaatttaatggctcttttctggattttgataattagtgggtatcggcctaattctgctctgcatgcattatttggtgttttacgttgtacacggaggatatttttgcagaattctgcgtgcagagtctcaatttggtgtttgtcccattttgtgaagtcttggttggtgagcggaccccagacctcacaaccataaagggcaatgggctctatgactgattcaagtatttttagccaaatcctaattggtatgttgaaatttatgtttcttttgatggcatagaatgcccttcttgccttgtctctcagatcgttcacacctttgtggaagttacctgtggcgctgatgtttaggccaaggtatgtatagttttgtgtgctctagggcaacagtgtcgagatggaatttgtatttgtggtcctggtgactcgacctttttggaacaccattattttggtcttactgagatttactgtcagggcccaggtctgacagaatctgtgcataagatctaggtgctgctgtaggccctccttggttggtgacagaagcaccagatcatcagcaaacagcagacatttgacttcggattctagcaggggaggccgggtgctgcagacttttctagtgcccgcgccagttcgttgatatatatgttgaagagggtggggcttaagctgcatccctgtctaaccccacgaccctgtgtgaagaaatgtgtgtgttttttgccaattttaaccgcacacttgttgtttgtgtacatggattttataatgtcgtatgttttacccccaacaccactttccatcagtttgtatagcagaccctcatgccaaattgagtcgaaggctttttgaaatcaacaaagcatgagaagactttgcctttgttttggtttgtttggttgtcaattaaggtgtgcagggtgaatacatggtctgttgtacggtaatttggtaaaaagccaatttgacatttgctcagtacattgttttcattgaggaaatgtacgagtctgctgttaataataatgcagaggattttcccaaggttactgttgacacatattccacggtagttattggggtcaaatttgtctccacttttgtggattggggtgatcagtccttggttccaaatattggggaagatgccagagctaagtatgatgttaaagagttttagtatagccagttggaatttgttgtctgtatatttgatcatttcattgaggataccatcgacaccacaggcctttttgggttggagggtttttattttgtcctgtaactcattcaatgtaattggagaatcagtgggttctggtagtctttaatagttgattctaagatctgtagttgatcatgtatatgtttttgctctttgttctttgttatagaaccaaaaagattggagaagtggtttacccagacatctccattttggatagataattcttcgtgttgttgtttgtttagtgttttccaattttcccagaagtggttagagtctatggattcttcaattgcattgagctgatttctgacatgctgttccttctttttccgtagtgtatttctgtattgttttagtgattcaccatagtgaaggcgtagactcaggttttccgggtctctatgtttttggttggacaggtttctcaatttctttcttagatttttgcattcctcatcaaaccatttgtcattattgttaattttctctctctctctctctctctggcccagtggtgttgataggagactctaacccatctctctctctctctctctctctctctctggcccagtggtgttgataggagactctaacccatctctctctctctctctctctctggcccagtggtgttgataggagactctaacccatctctctctctctctggcccagtggtgttgataggagactctaacccatctctctctctctctggcccagtggtgttgataggagactctaacccatctctctctctctctctctctctctctctggcccagtggtgttgataggagactctaacccatctctctctctggcccagtggtgttgataggagactctaacccatctctctctctctctctctccagtggtgactctaacccatctctctctctctctctctctggcccagtggtgttgataggagactctaacccatctctctctctctctctctctctctctctctctctctggcccagtggtgttgataggagactctaacccatctctctctctctctggcccagtggtgttgataggagactctaacccatctctctctctctctctctctctctctctctctctctctctctctctggcccagtggtgttgataggagactaacccatctctctctctctctctctctctctggcccagtggtgttgataggagactctGGTGTGGGGAAGAGTAACCTGTTGTCTCGTTTCACCCGGAATGAGTTTAACCTGGAGAGTAAGAGCACCATCGGGGTGGAGTTTGCCACCCGCAGTATCCAGGTGGATGGGAAGACCGTGAAGGCTCAGATCTGGGACACAGCTGGCCAGGAGAGATACCGGGCTATTACATCAGCGTGAGTCtttctggtggtggtggtgcgcgcacacacacacacactaggaatGTAATGATTCACTGATACTCATCAGTCCCTGATTGAAATGTTAAAACAAGACAGCATCGGTCCACGGTCCCCAAACCATCCAGGTCCACGGTCCCCAAACCATCCAGGTCCACGGTCCCCAAACCATCCAGGTCCACGGTCCCCAAACCATCCAGGTCCACGGTCCCCAAACCATCCAGGTCCACGGTCCCCAAACCATCCAGGTCCACGGTCCCCAAACCATCCAGGTCCACGGTCCCCAAACCATCCAGGTCCACGGTCCCCAAACCGTCCACGGTCCCCAAACCATCCAGGTCCACGGTCCCCAAACCATCCAGGTCCACGGTCCCCAAACCATCCAGGTCCCCGGTCCCCAAACCATCCAGGTCCCCAAACCGTCCAGGTCCACGGTCCCCAAACCATCCAGGTCCACGGTCCCCAAACCATCCAGGTCCCCAAACCGTTCAGGGTCCCCAAACCATCCACTAGTGGTTGATGCCTAGTCTCCCTTGTGGATCTattctgatagtggtagtggggtggtagatgtctagcctcctttacggctctaatctgatagtggtagtggggtggtagatgtctagactCCCTTGTGGATCTattctgatagtggtagtggggtggaaGATGTCTAGCCTCCCTTGTAGATCCGATAGTGGTAATGGGGTGGTAGATGTGTAGTCTCCTTtacggctctaatctgatagtgctAGATGTGTAGTCTCCTTtacggctctaatctgatagtgctagtggggtggtagatgtctagtctcccttgtagatctaatctgatagtgttaatggggtggtagatgtctagtctcccttgtggctctaatctgatagtggtcgATGCCAAGTTTCCTTtacggctctaatctgatagtgctagtggggtggtagatgtctagtctcccttgtggctctaatctgatagtggtcgATGCCAAGTTTCCTTTATGGTTCTAATCTGatagtgatagtggggtggtagatgtctcgtcTCCCTTATTCctctaatctggtagtggtagatgcctagtctccTGTATGGCTCtaattctggataagagcgtctgctaaatgacttcaatgtaatgtaaaatgtaatctgatagtggtagtgtggtggtacaTGTCTTGACTTCCTTATGGCTCTATTCTGATAGTGCtcgtggggtggtagatgtctattctccCTTGTGGCTGTAATCTGATAGTATTAGATGTTTattctcccttatggctctattctggtagtggggtggtagggATCTTGACTTCCTTATGGCTCTattctgatagtggtagtggggtggtagggATCTTGACTTCCTTATGGCTCTattctgatagtggtagtggggtggtagggATCTTGACTTCCTTATGGCTCTattctgatagtggtagtggggtggtagggATCTTGACTTCCTTATGGCTCTattctgatagtggtagtggggtggtagggATCTTGACTTCCTTATGGCTCTAttctgatagtggtggtggttgtcACGTTTGTTCGTTCCTATCTGCTAGATATAtttatgtgaccaatcaaatttgatttgaactgtcTTCTCTGGTCCACAGGTATTACCGTGGTGCCGTGGGTGCTCTTCTGGTCTATGACATCGCCAAGCACCTGACCTATGAAAGCGTGGAACGTTGGCTGAAGGAGCTGAGAGACCATGCTGACAGCAACATCGTTATTATGTTGGTTGGCAACAAGAGTGACCTGCGCCACCTCAGGGCTGTGCCCACCGATGGGGCACGGGCGTTTGCAGGTCAGTACAGAACCAACCTGATCTGGTTTCAGATGTATTTGttcaggtcagtacagaaccaACCTGGTCTGGTTTCAGATGTATTTGttcaggtcagtacagaaccaACCTGGTCTGGTTTCAGAACCAACCTGGTCTGGTTTCAGATGTATTTGttcaggtcagtacagaaccaACCTGGTCTGGTTTCAGATGTATTTGttcaggtcagtacagaaccaACCTGGTCTGGTTTCAGATCCAACCTGGTCTGGTTTCAGAAACAACCTGGTCTGGTTTCAGAACCAACCTGGTCTGGTTTCAGATGTATTTGTTCAGGTCAGGACAGAACCAACCTGGTCTGGTTTCAGATGTATTTGttcaggtcagtacagaaccaACCTGGTCTGGTTTCAGATCCAACCTGGTCTGGTTTCAGAAACAACCTGGTCTGGTTTCAGAAACAACCTGGTCTGGTTTCAGATCCAACCTGGTCTGGTTTCAGAACCAACCTGGTCTGGTTTCAGATGTATTTGTTCGGGTCAGTACAGAACCAACCTGGTCTGGTTTCAGATCCAACCTGGTCTGGTTTCAGATCCAACCTGGTCTGGTTTCAGATCCAACCTGGTCTGGTTTCAGATCCAACCTGGTCTGGTTTCAGATCCAACCTGGTCTGGTTTCAGAACCAACCTGGTCTGGTTTCAGATCCAACCTGGTCTGGTTTCAGATCCAACCTGGTCTGGTTTCAGATCCAACCTGGTCTGGTTTCAGATCCAACCTGGTCTGGTTTCAGAACCAACCTGGTCTGGTTTCAGATCCAACCTGGTCTGGTTTCAGATGTATTTGTGCAGGTCTGGTATCAGGCTAGTACCAACCATGCCTCCCTACTCCCACATAAGGAGGTCTAAGAGTAGTGGTGTTCATCTTTTCCTTACTCATGAGTGGCTGTCGGTGATCAGGGTTTGCTTATTCACTTACTGTAATGTCTCGGGGAGACGTCTCTGCAATGTCTCGGGGAGACGTCTCTGCAATGTCTCGGGGAGACGTCTCTGCAATGTCTCGGGGAGACGTCTCTGCAATGTCTCGGGGAGACGTCTCTGCAATGTCTCGGGGAGACGTCTCTGCAATGTCTCGGGGAGACGTCTCTGCAATGTCTCGGGGAGACGTCTCTGCAATGTCGCGGGGAGACGTCTCTGCAATGTCTCGGGGAGACGTCTCTGCAATGTCTCGGGGAGACGTTTCTGCAATGTCTCGGGGAGACGTTTCTGCAATGTCGCGGGGAGACGTTAACACAGTAGTGATTGACATGGTTTACCGTTTCCCTCTGTCCCTCAGAGAAGAACGGTTTGTCTTTCCTGGAGACCTCAGCCCTGGACTCTACTAACGTGGAGACATCCTTCCAGACCATTCTGACTGGTGAgtagtcctctgtctgtctgtgcatggACTATTTTCTATGAGGTTTAATAAAGTCATTATATTTTAAATGGGCTATATTGTATTATGGCACAGGGTTTAGCACAGGccagagaatgagagaagagaccagtggttgtgtgttagggtgatcatctcctgtctctctctctccctcctgtctctctctctccctcctgtccctctctctccctcctgtccctctctctccctcctgtccctctctaacccccgtctgtctcttctcttcctcgctctccctcctgtcttccacatcccccctccctccctgcagaaATCTATCGCATTGTGTCTCAGAAACAGATGTCAGACCGGCAAGACAACAACATGTCGCCTAGCAACAACGTGGTCAACATCCAGGTGCAGCCGACTGAGAATAAACCAAAGATGCAATGTTGTCAGAGCATCTAACGGCATCACCAGTACCACCTGCTTCCCCCTGACCCCCGACCCCAAACCCCCTTCTAAAAAGCCTActttggtcctgtctgtctgagacACAGCTGCGTGGCCAGGCTCAAGACTGAGACACAGCTGCGTGGCCAGGCTCTAGACCGAGACACAGCTGCATGGCCAGGCTCTAGACTGAGACACAGCTGCGTGGCCA
The nucleotide sequence above comes from Oncorhynchus keta strain PuntledgeMale-10-30-2019 unplaced genomic scaffold, Oket_V2 Un_contig_1381_pilon_pilon, whole genome shotgun sequence. Encoded proteins:
- the LOC127918233 gene encoding ras-related protein Rab-11A-like: MGNRDDEYDYLFKVVLIGDSGVGKSNLLSRFTRNEFNLESKSTIGVEFATRSIQVDGKTVKAQIWDTAGQERYRAITSAYYRGAVGALLVYDIAKHLTYESVERWLKELRDHADSNIVIMLVGNKSDLRHLRAVPTDGARAFAEKNGLSFLETSALDSTNVETSFQTILTEIYRIVSQKQMSDRQDNNMSPSNNVVNIQVQPTENKPKMQCCQSI